A genomic region of Micromonospora sp. NBRC 110009 contains the following coding sequences:
- a CDS encoding APC family permease: MTRPPDSPAAQVERFGYRQELSRSLSFTDLLIYGLIFMVPIAPFGIFGSVYAGSGGMVALAYLIGMVAMMFTALSYAQMVRAFPMAGSVYSYTGRGIAPPVGFLAGWVILLDYVLVPGLLYLVASVAMHSLVHSVPVWAWLVAFVVLNTIVNYLGIQMTARVNRVMLAAELVILAIFLVVGVVALAEGKGHGFSWRPLFDADTFSWPLVFGAVSIAVLSFLGFDGISMLAEESREEARQIGRAMVGALLLAGALFVVQTWVAALLVPDAPALLDNGDPEGAAFYDAARVAGGGWLAGLTALATAIAWGFANSLVAQAATSRLLYAMARDRQMPRFLARINPKHKVPANATLLVAGISLALGLYMASRDDGISLLSTLVNFGAMTAFLALHVSVVTHYVVRNGSRDWLRHLVVPVIGFLILLYVVINAKVAAQVLGFIWLGIGVVILLTFYATGRRPELAALAEAAPEPTDEPVKEPQ; this comes from the coding sequence ATGACCCGACCTCCCGACTCCCCCGCCGCGCAGGTGGAGCGGTTCGGTTACCGCCAGGAACTGAGCCGCTCGCTCAGCTTCACGGATCTGCTCATCTACGGACTGATCTTCATGGTGCCGATCGCGCCTTTCGGCATCTTCGGCAGCGTGTACGCCGGCTCCGGCGGCATGGTCGCCCTGGCCTACCTCATCGGCATGGTGGCGATGATGTTCACCGCCCTGTCGTACGCGCAGATGGTCCGGGCCTTCCCGATGGCCGGCTCGGTCTACAGCTACACGGGACGCGGCATCGCGCCGCCCGTCGGCTTCCTCGCCGGCTGGGTGATCCTGCTCGACTACGTCCTCGTGCCCGGCCTGCTCTACCTCGTGGCCAGCGTGGCCATGCACTCCCTGGTGCACAGCGTGCCGGTGTGGGCGTGGCTGGTGGCCTTCGTCGTGCTCAACACGATCGTCAACTACCTCGGCATCCAGATGACCGCCCGGGTGAACCGGGTGATGCTTGCCGCCGAGCTGGTCATCCTGGCGATCTTCCTGGTCGTCGGGGTGGTCGCGCTCGCCGAGGGCAAGGGCCACGGCTTCTCGTGGCGGCCGCTGTTCGACGCCGACACCTTCTCCTGGCCGCTGGTGTTCGGCGCGGTGTCGATCGCCGTCCTGTCCTTCCTCGGCTTCGACGGAATCTCCATGCTGGCCGAGGAGAGCCGCGAGGAGGCCCGCCAGATCGGGCGGGCGATGGTCGGCGCGCTGCTGCTGGCCGGCGCCCTGTTCGTCGTGCAGACGTGGGTCGCGGCCCTGCTGGTGCCGGACGCGCCCGCCCTGCTCGACAACGGCGACCCGGAGGGCGCGGCCTTCTACGACGCCGCACGGGTGGCCGGCGGTGGCTGGCTGGCCGGGCTCACCGCCCTGGCCACCGCGATCGCCTGGGGCTTCGCCAACTCGCTGGTGGCCCAGGCCGCCACGTCGCGGCTGCTCTATGCGATGGCCCGCGACCGCCAGATGCCGCGCTTCCTCGCCCGGATCAACCCGAAGCACAAGGTGCCGGCCAACGCCACCCTGCTGGTCGCCGGCATCTCCCTCGCGCTCGGCCTCTACATGGCCAGCCGGGACGACGGGATTTCCCTGCTGTCCACACTGGTCAACTTCGGGGCGATGACGGCGTTCCTGGCGCTGCACGTCTCGGTCGTGACGCACTACGTCGTCCGCAACGGCAGCCGGGACTGGTTGCGGCACCTCGTCGTACCGGTGATCGGGTTCCTGATCCTGCTCTACGTGGTGATCAACGCGAAGGTCGCCGCCCAGGTGCTCGGCTTCATCTGGTTGGGCATCGGCGTGGTCATCCTGCTGACCTTCTACGCGACCGGCCGGCGCCCCGAGCTCGCCGCTCTCGCCGAGGCCGCGCCCGAACCGACCGACGAGCCCGTCAAGGAGCCGCAGTGA
- a CDS encoding TetR/AcrR family transcriptional regulator → MPAASTRVPQQERSRATQARLLEATVECLVEHGWSGTTTTVVAARAGVSRGAQLHHYPTKAALVTAAVTHLTERRAEELRTEAEALPAGPQRLDRVVDLLAAAFTGPLFVAALELWVAARTDPELRGALVPLEARVGREMHRLTVALLGVDERRPGVREAVQATLDLLRGLGVANLLSDDSARRTALLHTWKRQLAALLAPDDGPPAPGSERH, encoded by the coding sequence GTGCCCGCCGCATCGACCCGCGTCCCGCAACAGGAGCGCAGCCGCGCCACCCAGGCCCGGCTGCTGGAGGCGACCGTCGAATGCCTGGTCGAGCACGGCTGGTCCGGCACCACCACCACCGTCGTGGCGGCCCGGGCCGGCGTCTCCCGGGGCGCCCAGCTGCACCACTACCCGACCAAGGCCGCCCTGGTCACCGCCGCCGTCACCCACCTCACCGAGCGCCGGGCGGAGGAGCTGCGCACCGAGGCCGAGGCGCTGCCGGCCGGCCCGCAGCGCCTCGACCGGGTGGTCGACCTGCTCGCCGCCGCCTTCACCGGGCCGCTCTTCGTCGCCGCGCTGGAGCTGTGGGTGGCCGCCCGCACCGACCCCGAGCTGCGCGGCGCCCTGGTGCCACTGGAGGCCCGGGTCGGCCGCGAGATGCACCGGCTGACCGTCGCGCTGCTCGGCGTGGACGAGCGCCGGCCCGGCGTCCGGGAGGCCGTGCAGGCCACCCTCGACCTGCTCCGCGGCCTCGGCGTGGCCAACCTGCTCAGCGACGACTCGGCCCGCCGCACCGCCCTGCTGCACACCTGGAAGCGCCAGCTCGCCGCCCTGCTCGCCCCCGACGACGGCCCACCGGCGCCCGGGAGCGAGCGGCACTGA
- a CDS encoding TIGR03084 family metal-binding protein produces the protein MVDLTALLADLAAESEQLDALVAPLPPAGWNRPTPAPGWTIAYQIAHLAWTDHVAQLAATDAEAFYASVTATPDPSRLVDDGAESFLAPPAALLARWRAGRSALAAALAAAPAGEKLPWYGTGMSPASMVTARLMETWAHGEDVADALGVRRTPTGRLRHVAHLGFRTLGHSFAAHGRAVPTEPVRVEVAGPDGDTWTFGPAGAADRVTGPALDFCLLVTQRRHRADLALIATGPVADEWLDVAQAFAGPPGGGREPAAARSEAAT, from the coding sequence ATGGTGGACCTGACAGCCCTGCTCGCGGATCTGGCCGCCGAGTCCGAGCAGCTCGACGCCCTCGTCGCGCCGCTGCCGCCGGCCGGATGGAACCGGCCGACACCGGCCCCGGGCTGGACGATCGCCTACCAGATCGCCCACCTGGCCTGGACCGACCACGTGGCGCAGCTCGCCGCGACCGACGCAGAGGCGTTCTACGCCTCGGTCACCGCCACGCCGGACCCGTCCCGGCTGGTCGACGACGGCGCGGAGTCGTTCCTGGCCCCGCCCGCCGCGCTGCTGGCCCGCTGGCGGGCCGGCCGCTCGGCGCTCGCGGCGGCCCTCGCCGCCGCCCCGGCCGGCGAGAAGCTGCCCTGGTACGGCACCGGCATGTCGCCCGCCTCGATGGTCACCGCCCGGCTCATGGAGACCTGGGCGCACGGCGAGGACGTGGCCGACGCGCTCGGCGTCCGGCGTACCCCGACCGGGCGGCTGCGGCACGTCGCGCACCTGGGCTTCCGTACCCTCGGGCACAGCTTCGCCGCCCACGGCCGGGCCGTGCCGACGGAGCCGGTCCGGGTGGAGGTCGCGGGGCCGGACGGCGACACCTGGACCTTCGGGCCAGCGGGCGCGGCGGACCGGGTCACCGGGCCGGCGCTGGACTTCTGCCTGCTGGTGACCCAGCGCCGGCACCGCGCCGACCTGGCCCTGATCGCCACCGGGCCGGTCGCCGACGAGTGGCTGGACGTGGCGCAGGCGTTCGCCGGGCCGCCCGGCGGGGGACGGGAGCCAGCCGCCGCGCGGAGCGAGGCGGCGACATGA
- a CDS encoding acyclic terpene utilization AtuA family protein, which yields MSVLRVGNASGFYGDRRSAWREMLDGGELDVLTGDYLAELTMLILGRDRMRDPSLGYAKTFLGQLEGCLGTALDRGVRLVTNAGGLNPAGLAAAIGALADRLGLSARIGYVEGDALDRPDALTANAYLGAFGIAACLDAGADVVVTGRVTDASLAVGPAIARFGWGRDDLDALAGATVAGHLIECGAQVTGGNFSFFTELPDGGHHPGFPIAEIHPDGSSVLTKHPGTGGAVTVETVTAQLLYEVGGPAYLGPDVVTRLDTVKLTQDGPDRVRVTGVRGTPPPETLKVGVNNLGGFRNSMTFVLCGLDIPAKAALVRGQLEEAVGKEGLEFTLARTDHPDAADTEAASALLHVHLRDGDRARAGRAFSAAAVELALASYPGCTLTTLPGDATPYGIFTADTVPQDAVAHVAVLPSGERVRIPPPPTARLQGPPVQHEALTGGPSLHPTRRGPLGEVVGARSGDKGGDANLGVWARTDATWAWLRGWLTVDRLAELLPETAPLTVERYELPNLRAVNFVIRGLLGQGVSASTRFDPQAKALGELLRARVVDLPSREDA from the coding sequence ATGAGCGTGCTGCGGGTCGGCAACGCCTCCGGCTTCTACGGCGACCGCCGCTCCGCCTGGCGGGAGATGCTCGACGGCGGCGAACTGGACGTGCTGACCGGCGACTACCTGGCCGAACTGACCATGCTCATCCTCGGCCGGGACCGGATGCGCGACCCCTCCCTCGGGTACGCGAAGACCTTCCTCGGGCAACTGGAGGGGTGCCTCGGCACCGCCCTCGACCGCGGGGTCAGGCTGGTCACCAACGCCGGTGGCCTCAACCCGGCCGGGCTGGCCGCCGCGATCGGCGCGCTCGCCGACCGGCTCGGCCTCTCGGCCCGGATCGGGTACGTCGAGGGCGACGCCCTCGACCGGCCGGACGCGCTCACCGCGAACGCGTACCTGGGGGCGTTCGGGATCGCCGCCTGCCTGGACGCCGGGGCGGACGTGGTGGTCACCGGTCGGGTCACCGACGCCTCGCTGGCGGTCGGCCCGGCCATCGCCCGCTTCGGCTGGGGCCGCGACGACCTCGACGCGCTGGCCGGGGCCACCGTGGCCGGCCACCTGATCGAGTGCGGCGCGCAGGTCACCGGCGGCAACTTCAGCTTCTTCACCGAGCTGCCGGACGGCGGTCACCACCCCGGCTTCCCGATCGCCGAGATCCACCCGGACGGCTCGTCCGTGCTCACCAAGCACCCCGGCACCGGCGGCGCCGTCACCGTCGAGACGGTCACCGCCCAGCTGCTGTACGAGGTGGGCGGCCCGGCGTACCTGGGGCCGGACGTGGTGACCCGGCTGGACACGGTGAAACTGACCCAGGACGGGCCGGACCGGGTCCGGGTCACCGGCGTCCGGGGCACCCCGCCGCCGGAGACGCTCAAGGTGGGCGTCAACAACCTCGGCGGCTTCCGCAACTCCATGACGTTCGTGCTCTGCGGGCTGGACATCCCGGCCAAGGCGGCCCTGGTCCGGGGCCAGCTCGAGGAGGCGGTCGGCAAGGAGGGGCTGGAGTTCACCCTGGCCCGGACCGACCACCCGGACGCCGCCGACACGGAGGCGGCGAGCGCGCTGCTGCACGTACACCTGCGCGACGGTGACCGGGCGCGGGCCGGGCGGGCCTTCTCGGCGGCCGCGGTGGAGCTGGCGCTCGCCTCCTACCCGGGCTGCACGCTGACCACCCTGCCCGGCGACGCCACCCCGTACGGGATCTTCACCGCCGACACGGTCCCGCAGGACGCGGTCGCGCACGTCGCCGTGCTGCCCTCCGGCGAGCGGGTCAGGATTCCACCCCCGCCCACCGCGCGTTTGCAGGGGCCCCCTGTACAACACGAGGCGTTAACCGGGGGCCCCTCCTTGCATCCGACCCGGCGCGGACCGTTGGGGGAGGTGGTCGGGGCGCGGTCGGGCGACAAGGGCGGCGACGCCAACCTCGGCGTCTGGGCCCGCACCGACGCGACCTGGGCCTGGCTGCGGGGCTGGCTCACCGTGGACCGGCTGGCCGAGCTGCTGCCGGAGACCGCCCCGCTGACCGTCGAGCGGTACGAGCTGCCGAACCTGCGCGCCGTCAACTTCGTCATCCGAGGGCTGCTCGGTCAGGGGGTGTCCGCCTCCACCCGGTTCGACCCGCAGGCCAAGGCGCTCGGCGAGCTGCTCCGGGCCCGGGTGGTCGACCTGCCGTCCCGGGAGGACGCATGA
- a CDS encoding acyl-CoA dehydrogenase family protein, translated as MTIVDTPERRQLRELTRAFVTREVLPHLADWERAGEVPRSLHETAAKIGLLGIGFPESAGGSGGDLLDSIVVTEEIIRSGGSSGLIAALFTHGIALPHMVASGDDGLIDRYVRPTLAGTTIGALAITEPDGGSDVAGIRTCARRHGDHYVVNGSKTYITSGVRADFVTTAVCTDFPGSGTLSLLVIEKGTPGFTVGRRLEKLGWHCSDTAELSFVDVQVPVANRIGLEETGFLAIMQQFATERLSLATQAYATAQRCVELATRWCRDRSTFGRPLASRQLVRHRLAEMHTRAEAARAYVHEVAARVAAGEPVVSEVAMAKNVAVAACDFVVDAALQLHGGFGYLRDAEVERHYRDARILGIGGGATEIMNEIIAKGMGL; from the coding sequence ATGACCATCGTGGACACCCCTGAACGCCGACAGCTGCGGGAACTGACCCGGGCCTTCGTGACCAGGGAGGTGCTGCCGCACCTGGCCGACTGGGAGCGGGCCGGTGAGGTGCCCCGGTCGCTGCACGAGACCGCCGCGAAGATCGGGCTGCTCGGCATCGGCTTCCCCGAGTCGGCCGGCGGCAGCGGCGGCGACCTGCTCGACTCGATCGTGGTCACCGAGGAGATCATCCGCTCGGGTGGCTCGTCCGGGCTGATCGCGGCCCTGTTCACCCACGGCATCGCCCTCCCCCACATGGTCGCCTCCGGCGACGACGGCCTGATCGACCGCTACGTCCGGCCCACGCTCGCCGGCACGACGATCGGCGCGCTCGCGATCACCGAGCCGGACGGCGGCTCCGACGTGGCGGGTATCCGCACCTGTGCCCGCCGGCACGGCGACCACTACGTGGTGAACGGCTCGAAGACCTACATCACCAGCGGCGTCCGGGCCGACTTCGTGACCACGGCCGTCTGCACCGACTTCCCCGGCAGCGGGACGCTCTCCCTGCTGGTGATCGAGAAGGGCACGCCCGGCTTCACCGTGGGCCGGCGGCTGGAGAAGCTCGGCTGGCACTGCTCGGACACCGCCGAGCTGTCCTTCGTGGACGTCCAGGTGCCGGTGGCGAACCGGATCGGCCTGGAGGAGACCGGCTTCCTGGCGATCATGCAGCAGTTCGCCACCGAGCGGCTGTCGCTGGCCACCCAGGCGTACGCGACCGCGCAGCGCTGCGTGGAGCTGGCCACCCGCTGGTGCCGGGACCGGTCCACCTTCGGCCGCCCGCTGGCCAGCCGGCAGTTGGTCCGGCACCGGCTGGCCGAGATGCACACCCGCGCCGAGGCGGCCCGGGCGTACGTGCACGAGGTGGCCGCCCGGGTGGCCGCGGGCGAGCCGGTGGTCAGCGAGGTGGCGATGGCGAAGAACGTGGCGGTGGCCGCCTGCGACTTCGTCGTCGACGCGGCGCTGCAACTGCACGGCGGCTTCGGCTACCTGCGCGACGCCGAGGTGGAACGGCACTACCGGGACGCCCGGATCCTCGGCATCGGCGGCGGCGCCACCGAGATCATGAACGAGATCATCGCGAAGGGCATGGGCCTGTGA